The proteins below come from a single Streptomyces tubercidicus genomic window:
- the abc-f gene encoding ribosomal protection-like ABC-F family protein: protein MITASGLELRAGARILIESASFRIAKGDRIGLVGRNGAGKTTLTKVLAGEGIPASGTVTRGGDVGYLPQDPRTGDLDVLARDRILSARDLDTVLRKMRENEDRMATGKGATREKAMRKYERLETEFLTKGGYAAEAEAATIAASLGLPDRILGQPLHTLSGGQRRRVELARILFSDSDTLLLDEPTNHLDADSIVWLRDYLKTYRGGFIVISHDVDLVETVVNKVFYLDANRSQIDIYNMGWKLYQQQREADEKRRKRERQNAEKKAAALNSQADKMRAKATKTVAAQNMAKRADKLLAGLEAVRASDKVAKLRFPDPAPCGKTPLTAEGLSKSYGSLEIFTDVDLAIDKGSRVVILGLNGAGKTTLLRLLAGVETPDTGEVRPGHGLKLGYYAQEHETLDPDRTVLENMRSAAPDMDLVAIRKTLGSFLFSGDDVDKPAGVLSGGEKTRLALATLVVSSANVLLLDEPTNNLDPASREEILGALHTFTGAVVLVSHDEGAVDALQPERIILLPDGVEDLWGQDYADLVALA, encoded by the coding sequence GTGATCACCGCCTCCGGCCTTGAGCTGCGTGCCGGCGCCCGCATTCTCATCGAGTCCGCTTCCTTCCGTATCGCCAAGGGCGACCGCATCGGCCTGGTCGGCCGTAACGGCGCCGGCAAGACCACGCTGACCAAGGTGCTGGCCGGTGAGGGCATCCCCGCCTCCGGTACGGTCACCCGCGGCGGCGACGTCGGCTATCTGCCGCAGGACCCGCGCACCGGCGACCTGGACGTCCTCGCCCGCGACCGCATCCTGTCCGCCCGCGATCTGGACACCGTGCTGCGCAAGATGCGCGAGAACGAGGACCGGATGGCCACCGGCAAGGGCGCCACCCGCGAAAAGGCGATGCGGAAGTACGAGCGCCTGGAGACCGAGTTCCTGACCAAGGGCGGGTACGCCGCCGAGGCGGAGGCCGCGACCATCGCCGCCAGCCTCGGCCTGCCCGACCGCATCCTCGGCCAGCCGCTGCACACCCTCTCCGGTGGTCAGCGCCGCCGCGTCGAGCTGGCCCGGATCCTGTTCTCGGACTCCGACACCCTGCTGCTCGACGAGCCGACCAACCACCTCGACGCCGACTCCATCGTCTGGCTGCGCGACTACCTCAAGACCTACCGCGGCGGCTTCATCGTGATCTCCCACGATGTCGACCTGGTCGAGACCGTCGTCAACAAGGTGTTCTATCTCGACGCCAACCGCTCGCAGATCGACATCTACAACATGGGCTGGAAGCTCTACCAGCAGCAGCGCGAGGCCGACGAGAAGCGCCGCAAGCGCGAGCGGCAGAACGCCGAGAAGAAGGCCGCGGCCCTCAACAGCCAGGCCGACAAGATGCGGGCCAAGGCCACCAAGACCGTCGCCGCGCAGAACATGGCCAAGCGCGCCGACAAGCTGCTCGCCGGCCTGGAGGCGGTGCGCGCCTCCGACAAGGTCGCCAAGCTGCGCTTCCCGGACCCGGCGCCGTGCGGCAAGACGCCGCTGACCGCCGAGGGCCTGTCGAAGTCCTACGGCTCGCTGGAGATCTTCACCGACGTCGATCTGGCCATTGACAAGGGTTCCCGGGTCGTCATCCTGGGCCTGAACGGTGCGGGCAAGACCACCCTGCTGCGGCTGCTGGCCGGTGTCGAGACCCCGGACACCGGTGAGGTCCGCCCCGGCCACGGCCTCAAGCTCGGCTACTACGCCCAGGAGCACGAGACCCTGGACCCGGACCGTACGGTCCTGGAGAACATGCGCTCGGCCGCCCCGGACATGGACCTGGTCGCCATCCGCAAGACGCTGGGCTCGTTCCTGTTCTCCGGCGACGATGTCGACAAGCCCGCCGGGGTGCTCTCCGGCGGCGAGAAGACCCGGCTGGCCCTGGCGACGCTGGTCGTCTCCTCGGCCAATGTGCTGCTGCTCGACGAGCCCACCAACAACCTCGACCCGGCCAGCCGCGAGGAGATCCTCGGCGCGCTGCACACCTTCACGGGCGCGGTGGTCCTGGTGTCCCACGACGAGGGAGCGGTGGACGCGCTGCAGCCGGAGCGCATCATCCTGCTGCCCGACGGCGTCGAGGACCTGTGGGGCCAGGACTACGCGGATCTGGTCGCGCTGGCCTGA
- a CDS encoding alpha/beta hydrolase, with protein MRLGTAAAVAAITVIGAGAAAVAVGRYASDIALKPAPDQPFPGDSRLTVHTATEERIALTRSLASLRPGTYGLTGSGCHAVVGDVVHGIPHPADAVVRRLIRVTHGTLGPGNRMWLTPQVHLGNPRHALGLDCADVDIPGELGALPAWFVPGVRDTWVITAHGLGTTREHPMVVMPFLHRHRLPVLDLSYRNDPGAPRTYDGVNHLGGTEWRDLDAAIRYALRHGARNVVLHGWSTGATMALRAATRSALRDRISGLVLDSPVLDRNATVRALATARRVPRALLPLVVRAAEGSTGVPMGHPADAIDPDELEIPTLLFHGPDDLIAPWSASRSFAARRADLITLQAVPHAPHAAMWNADPSGYEEALRRFLTPLM; from the coding sequence GTGCGCCTGGGTACTGCGGCGGCCGTCGCCGCCATCACCGTGATAGGTGCCGGGGCGGCCGCCGTGGCGGTCGGCCGGTACGCGAGTGACATTGCCCTGAAACCGGCGCCGGACCAGCCCTTCCCGGGCGACTCCCGGCTCACCGTGCACACCGCCACCGAGGAGCGCATCGCCCTCACCCGCAGCCTGGCGTCCCTGCGGCCCGGCACCTACGGGCTCACCGGCTCCGGCTGCCATGCGGTGGTCGGCGATGTCGTCCACGGCATCCCGCATCCCGCCGACGCGGTCGTCCGCCGCCTGATACGGGTCACCCATGGCACCCTCGGGCCGGGCAACCGGATGTGGCTCACCCCGCAGGTGCACCTCGGCAACCCCCGCCACGCCCTCGGCCTCGACTGCGCCGATGTCGACATCCCCGGCGAACTCGGCGCCCTCCCGGCGTGGTTCGTCCCCGGCGTCCGCGACACCTGGGTCATCACCGCACACGGTCTGGGCACCACCCGCGAACACCCCATGGTGGTCATGCCGTTCCTGCACCGCCACCGGCTGCCGGTCCTCGACCTGTCCTACCGCAACGACCCCGGCGCCCCGCGCACCTACGACGGCGTCAACCACCTCGGCGGCACCGAATGGCGCGACCTGGACGCGGCGATCCGCTACGCCCTGCGCCACGGCGCCCGGAACGTCGTCCTCCACGGCTGGTCCACCGGCGCGACCATGGCACTGCGCGCCGCCACCCGCTCCGCGCTGCGCGACCGGATCAGCGGCCTCGTCCTGGACTCCCCGGTCCTCGACCGGAACGCCACGGTCCGCGCACTGGCCACCGCCCGGCGGGTCCCGCGCGCCCTGCTGCCCCTGGTGGTACGTGCCGCCGAGGGCAGCACCGGCGTGCCCATGGGCCATCCCGCCGACGCCATCGACCCGGACGAGCTGGAGATCCCCACCCTGCTCTTCCACGGGCCCGACGATCTGATCGCCCCCTGGTCGGCGTCCCGCTCCTTCGCCGCCCGCCGGGCCGACCTGATCACGCTGCAAGCGGTCCCGCACGCCCCGCACGCCGCGATGTGGAACGCCGACCCCTCGGGCTACGAAGAGGCGCTGCGGCGCTTCCTCACCCCGCTCATGTAG
- a CDS encoding Asp23/Gls24 family envelope stress response protein, translating into MSESQQHAEGPRAPVKRGGGDPATRGRTTIADGVVEKIAGLAARDVLGVHAMGSGLARTIGAVRDRVPGGGRSATQGVKAEVGEVQTALDLEIVVDYGVAIADVARSVRENVISAVERMTGLEVVEVNIAVSDVKLPDEADEEEESEPRLQ; encoded by the coding sequence ATGAGCGAGAGCCAGCAGCACGCAGAGGGACCCAGGGCGCCCGTCAAACGGGGTGGCGGCGACCCCGCGACCCGGGGGCGGACCACCATCGCCGACGGTGTCGTGGAGAAGATCGCCGGTCTGGCGGCCCGGGACGTCCTCGGCGTGCATGCCATGGGCAGCGGCCTCGCCCGTACGATCGGCGCCGTACGGGACCGGGTGCCCGGCGGCGGCCGGTCCGCGACCCAGGGCGTCAAGGCCGAGGTCGGCGAGGTGCAGACCGCGCTGGACCTGGAGATCGTGGTCGACTACGGCGTCGCCATCGCCGATGTCGCCCGGTCGGTCCGGGAGAACGTCATCTCCGCCGTGGAGCGGATGACGGGCCTGGAGGTCGTCGAGGTCAATATCGCGGTCAGCGACGTCAAGCTGCCCGACGAAGCAGACGAAGAAGAGGAATCGGAGCCCCGGCTCCAGTAG
- a CDS encoding class II aldolase/adducin family protein, whose translation MKDRPDDLAAAWSELVATARRTVTDGLVVGTSGNVSRRIRDLVLVTPSGVPYDRLGPADTTAVDLEGRQIIGTLRPTSELPMHLTVYRSTTATAVVHTHAPHATAVSTLVAELPPIHYMTAALGGPVRVAPYALYGSDELAAHMEEALRDRTGCLLQNHGTLAYGDSLDQALDRTAQLEWMCRVWLSASSVPGRTPNLLSPSQLDAAAGRLRGYGQQDRHQG comes from the coding sequence ATGAAGGACCGCCCCGACGACCTCGCCGCCGCCTGGAGCGAACTGGTCGCCACCGCCCGCAGAACGGTCACCGACGGCCTGGTCGTCGGCACCTCGGGCAATGTCTCGCGCCGCATCAGGGACCTGGTCCTGGTCACCCCCAGCGGTGTCCCCTACGACCGGCTCGGGCCCGCCGACACCACCGCGGTCGACCTCGAAGGCCGCCAGATCATCGGCACGCTCCGGCCGACCAGCGAACTCCCGATGCATCTGACGGTCTACCGCAGCACCACCGCCACCGCCGTCGTCCACACCCACGCCCCGCACGCCACCGCCGTCTCCACCCTCGTCGCCGAACTCCCGCCCATCCACTACATGACCGCGGCACTCGGCGGCCCCGTCCGCGTCGCCCCGTACGCCCTGTACGGCAGCGACGAGCTGGCCGCGCACATGGAGGAGGCGCTCCGCGACCGCACCGGCTGTCTGCTGCAGAACCACGGCACCCTCGCCTACGGGGACAGCCTCGACCAGGCGCTGGACCGCACCGCCCAGCTGGAATGGATGTGCCGGGTGTGGCTCAGCGCCAGCTCCGTACCGGGCCGTACGCCGAACCTGCTGTCCCCCAGCCAGCTCGACGCGGCCGCCGGCCGGTTGCGCGGCTACGGCCAGCAGGACCGCCACCAGGGCTGA
- a CDS encoding helix-turn-helix domain-containing protein: MAETLKKGSRVTGAAREKLAADLKKKYDSGASIRALAEETGRSYGFVHRMLSESGVVLRGRGGATRGKKATSA, translated from the coding sequence GTGGCCGAGACTCTGAAGAAGGGCAGCCGGGTAACCGGCGCCGCGCGCGAGAAGCTCGCGGCAGACCTGAAGAAGAAGTACGACTCCGGTGCGAGCATCCGGGCGCTGGCCGAGGAAACCGGCCGCTCCTACGGATTCGTGCACCGGATGCTCAGCGAATCCGGTGTGGTCCTGCGCGGTCGCGGCGGAGCCACGAGGGGCAAGAAGGCCACATCGGCCTGA
- a CDS encoding enoyl-CoA hydratase/isomerase family protein gives MTLLDKDGVRLTVDGAIATVTLANAAKRNAQSPAMWRALAEAGSLLPGNVRIAVLRGEGQSFSAGLDRQAFTPEGFDGEPSFIDLARGTDSALDATIAEYQEAFTWWRRNDLVSIAAVQGHAIGAGFQLALACDLRVVAPDVQFAMRETSLGLVPDLTGTHPLVGLVGYARALEICATGRFVHAEEAERIGLANLVVPGDQLDATVADLAAALTAAPRDAVIETKALLAGAAGRTYEEQRRAERAAQARRLRDLAGVGE, from the coding sequence ATGACTCTGCTCGACAAGGACGGTGTGCGACTCACCGTGGACGGTGCGATCGCCACGGTGACCCTCGCCAACGCGGCCAAGCGCAATGCGCAGTCGCCCGCCATGTGGCGGGCGCTTGCCGAAGCGGGGTCGCTGCTGCCGGGAAACGTTCGGATCGCGGTGCTGCGCGGTGAGGGCCAGTCCTTCTCCGCGGGCCTCGACCGTCAGGCGTTCACACCCGAAGGCTTCGATGGCGAGCCGTCGTTCATCGATCTGGCGCGCGGCACGGACAGCGCACTGGACGCCACCATCGCCGAGTACCAGGAAGCATTCACCTGGTGGCGGCGCAATGACCTGGTGTCCATCGCCGCCGTGCAGGGGCATGCCATCGGTGCCGGTTTCCAGCTGGCGCTGGCCTGCGATCTGCGGGTGGTCGCGCCGGACGTCCAGTTCGCCATGCGCGAGACCAGCCTGGGACTCGTACCGGACCTGACCGGTACCCACCCGCTGGTCGGGCTGGTGGGCTACGCCCGCGCGCTGGAGATCTGCGCCACCGGGCGCTTTGTGCATGCCGAGGAGGCCGAGCGGATCGGCCTCGCCAACCTTGTGGTGCCCGGCGACCAACTCGATGCCACCGTGGCCGACTTGGCGGCCGCGCTCACCGCCGCGCCGCGCGATGCCGTCATCGAGACCAAGGCCCTGCTGGCCGGCGCCGCGGGCCGTACGTATGAGGAGCAGCGCCGCGCCGAACGGGCCGCCCAGGCGCGCCGGCTGCGTGACCTCGCGGGCGTGGGGGAGTAG